The Tenrec ecaudatus isolate mTenEca1 chromosome 9, mTenEca1.hap1, whole genome shotgun sequence genome window below encodes:
- the LOC142456734 gene encoding arpin encodes MSRIYQDGALRNKAVRSARLPAAWDPGAHQGGNGVLLEGELVDVSRHSILDTHGRKERYYVLYVQPSSIHRRKFDPKGNELEPNFSATKKVNTGFLMSSYKVEAKGDTDRLTPEALKELVNKPELLALTASLTPDQTVAFWMPEAQMEVMELELGAGLRLKTRGDGPFLESLAKLEAGTVTRCNFAGDGKTGTSWTDNIMAQKSSEGATAEAREQGDGAEDEEWDA; translated from the exons ATGAGCCGCATCTACCAGGACGGCGCCCTCCGGAACAAGGCGGTGCGGAGCGCGCGGCTGCCCGCCGCCTGGGACCCTGGCGCCCACCAGGG GGGCAACGGGGTCCTGCTGGAGGGAGAGCTGGTGGATGTGTCACGGCACAGCATCTTGGATACCCACGGCAGGAAG GAACGCTACTACGTGTTGTATGTCCAGCCCAGCAGCATCCACCGCCGCAAATTTGACCCCAAGGGAAATGAACTTGAACCCAACTTCAGCGCTACAAAGAAGGTGAACACGGGCTTCCTCATGTCATCATACA AGGTAGAAGCCAAGGGGGACACGGACAGGCTCACCCCCGAGGCGCTGAAGGAGCTGGTCAATAAGCCAGAGCTGCTGGCACTGACGGCGAGCCTCACCCCAGACCAGACCGTGGCCTTCTGGATGCCCGAGGCACAGATGGAAGTGATGGAGCTCGAGCTGGGGGCCGGGTTACGGCTGAAAACGCGGGGAGATGGCCCCTTCCTGG AGTCATTAGCCAAACTGGAGGCAGGAACCGTGACCAGATGTAATTTTGCTGGGGATGGAAAGACAGGCACTTCCTGGACAGACAACATCATGGCCCAGAAGTCTTCAGAAGGGGCCACTGCGGAGGCCCGCGAGCAGGGAGACGGCGCAGAGGACGAGGAGTGG